The DNA window CCGTATTCATTTTCTATCTGCACCATCAGGATGTTACCACCATGGGTCACCTGCAGGGGAGCAAGCTGTTTGGCCAGGGCATTGATGTAACGGGTATAGGCTGCCACAAACGCAGGATTGGTACTCCGCACTTTCATCTGCGGGTATTTCAAAAGCCACCACGGATAACCGCCGAACTCCCATTCTGCACAGACATACGGGCTGGGCCTCAGGACGACCCATAAGCCTTCTTCCTGGGCTGTCTTCACAAACGCAGCGATGTCATTGTTCCCGCTGAAATCATAGGTTCCCGGGAGTTCTTCATGCACGTTCCAGAACACATAGGTGCCGATGGTATTCAGTCCCATGGCTTTGGCCATTTTCATCCGGTCGCGCCAGGCTTCACGCGGGATCCGGGCACAATGCATTTCCCCGGAGATCATCTGTAAGGGTTTCCCGTCGAGTAAAAAGTCGGAATCTCCCAGGGTGAAGGTATGTTTTGCCTGTTGACCGGAGCACGGCACAACGGTACAGCAAAAAAAGAGGCTGCTGAGAATAAGGATGAGTCTGTTCATGATAGTTTATTGGCTGTTGTCCGGCCTGTATCATTGGCCGGAATCCGGAAAGCAATATACTCATATTATCGGATCCGGAACAAACATGAAAAGGTGATGTCACATAAACCGATAAAAGCGACCTGCACAGATGGTCATCCAGCCGGATTTTTTTACATTTAACTTTTAAATAAATTCTAATGATGACTGGAGAAAAAGAAGTGAAGGATTTCCTCCGTTCACTGATGCCGTTTTCAGACCAGGGCTGGGAACTGCTCAGGCCTGCACTGATGAGCCGTGAATTCCGGAAGAATGATTTCCTGCTGGAGCAGGGCAGGATCTGCCGTTCCCTGTTTTATGTGGTAAAAGGCTACTGCAAGACTTATTATGAGATCGATGGCGAGGTTAAAAACACGGGGTTCTTTTTTGAAAATGAAATCGTAACGAACATCAACAGTTTCGGTTCGGGGGAGCAATCCGAATTCAACATCATGGCCTGTGAGCCTTTAACGGCTGTTGTTTTTGACCGGGAAAAGCTGTTTGAGATTTCAAAACAGTCGGCGGAGGTCGAAGCGTTGGGCAGGAGCTGCATCCGGAGGTATGCCGTTAGGCAGGAAGAACTTCTGACCGTTTTTCAGCTGTATTCTGCGGAAGAACGGCTGGGTTACCTGGAAAAGAACAGGCCGGAACTGGTGCAGCGGGTACCGCTTTCCCAGCTGGCTTCATTCCTGGGCGTGAGGAGGGAAACCCTGAGCCGTATCAGGAGGCGCAGGGTTTCACGGTGACCATTATGTGACGATTGTCACAGGATGCTCTTCCCGAAAAGATTTTCCTTTGCATAAAAATAAGTCATTATGCAAAAATTAAGAAAGATCGATGAGCACACCAATGTGATTACCTGGTTTGAAATCCCTGTTTCAGACCTGGACCGGGCACAACGTTTTTATGAAACTATTTTAGACCTCAAAATGGTCAGGAAAGGGGACGGCGAAGATGAAGGCATTTTCTTTCCTGCCGATCCTCATGTGGTTCAGGCCACTTCGGGGAGAGTAACCGGAGTGCTGGCCAGATCAGGCAGTAACCGGCCTTCAGATCAGGGTACGATTATTTATCTGAACGCCAGCCCGGATATTCAGGCAGTCCTGGACAGGGTTGCTCCGGCCGGAGGAAAGATGGTGGAACCGAAGCGGCTTTTTGTACCTGTAGGATTTATTGCTGTGATCATGGACAGCGAGGGCAACAGGATCGGTCTGCATTCGGAATCATGACGTAACGGGTGTTCAGGCTGCTGTCTGCATAGGGAATGATCCGTTTTGATTAGATATGCTTATATTTGAAACAGTTTCAATGTTTATTCTGGACAGAGTATTGTAAAAACATTTCCGGAAAGTACTTGGACTGCACTTTACAATAAAAAACATACAAAAATGACACACCGTTTCAGACTCACTGTTCTGTTTGCCTTGATGATCTGCTGCCAGGCTTTCGCCCAGACCACAGATAACCTCAAAGAAAAAATACAGCAGATTATTTCATCAAAGGATGCTGAAGTAGGCGTTGCCATTAAAAGCCAGGACGGCAAGGATACTCTATCCATCAATGGCAACCGGCATTTTCCGCTGCAAAGCGTATTTAAGTTTCACATTGCATTAGCGGTCCTGTCACAGGTTGATAAGGGTAAATTCAGCCTCAATCAGAAAATAAAAATAGGGAAGAAGGATTTATTGCCGGATCTCTACAGTCCTATCCGTGATCAGTATCCTAACGGGGTGACGCTTCCTTTATCTAAAATATTGGAATACACGGTTTCACAAAGCGACAATGTAGGCTGTGAACTGTTGCTGAAAATGATCGGTGGCCCGGAAGCGGTAGAAAAGTACTGTAAGGAAAGCGGAGTGAAAGATATTTCCATTAAAATCAATGAAGAAACCCAGCAGGCCAACTGGGACCTCCAATTCCAGAACTGGACCACTCCGAAAGCAGGCAACGAAATCCTGGAACTCTTTTATGTCAATGCCAACCAATTGCTCTCGAAGAAGAGTTACGATTTCATCTGGAAGGTGATGCGGGAAACTGAAACGGGGGAAAACAGGCTTAGGGGGCAGTTGCCCAAGACAAC is part of the Chryseobacterium camelliae genome and encodes:
- a CDS encoding Crp/Fnr family transcriptional regulator, which codes for MMTGEKEVKDFLRSLMPFSDQGWELLRPALMSREFRKNDFLLEQGRICRSLFYVVKGYCKTYYEIDGEVKNTGFFFENEIVTNINSFGSGEQSEFNIMACEPLTAVVFDREKLFEISKQSAEVEALGRSCIRRYAVRQEELLTVFQLYSAEERLGYLEKNRPELVQRVPLSQLASFLGVRRETLSRIRRRRVSR
- a CDS encoding VOC family protein, whose protein sequence is MQKLRKIDEHTNVITWFEIPVSDLDRAQRFYETILDLKMVRKGDGEDEGIFFPADPHVVQATSGRVTGVLARSGSNRPSDQGTIIYLNASPDIQAVLDRVAPAGGKMVEPKRLFVPVGFIAVIMDSEGNRIGLHSES
- the bla gene encoding class A beta-lactamase, subclass A2, producing MTHRFRLTVLFALMICCQAFAQTTDNLKEKIQQIISSKDAEVGVAIKSQDGKDTLSINGNRHFPLQSVFKFHIALAVLSQVDKGKFSLNQKIKIGKKDLLPDLYSPIRDQYPNGVTLPLSKILEYTVSQSDNVGCELLLKMIGGPEAVEKYCKESGVKDISIKINEETQQANWDLQFQNWTTPKAGNEILELFYVNANQLLSKKSYDFIWKVMRETETGENRLRGQLPKTTVVAHKTGSSGANKEGLTAAVNDMGIVFLPNGKHYFITVFVTKSMENAETNEKIIADISKAAWDYFNKKK